One genomic window of Salvelinus alpinus chromosome 17, SLU_Salpinus.1, whole genome shotgun sequence includes the following:
- the LOC139542206 gene encoding zinc finger protein 385A-like isoform X4 has protein sequence MQLKDPADSEQETRMDPVQKAVINHTFGVPLVKTKRPIISCNVCQIRFNSESQAEAHYKGNRHARRVKGIETSKSRPQEGDKPAPPVPPSPSDPGGPHTATSDISDPCNADEPRPLPSQFNGGPLLALPPLSTSPTTDSPLAPSVCPMLTSPTLTPPPLLPQSSDSPLNFGTTNPDQSGGPVAPVAPGAPAGPETEEDKAKKLLYCSLCKVAVNSLSQLEAHNKGTKHKTILEARSGLGPIKAYPRLGPKLPGELGGGPLDPNTQERTFHCEICNVRVNSELQLKQHISSRRHRDGVAGKPNPLLSRHKKHRGADLTSSLTFSKDLSKCLGAGLLPSPLAVAAAMAAAASSNHQLAQLRAAASSVHHPSHHHHHHLLQGPPLSHAILRPAPGPMRTSHGPILFSPY, from the exons ATGCAGCTTAAAGATCCAGCTGACTCAGAGCAGGAGACGAGG atggaCCCGGTTCAGAAGGCGGTGATTAACCATACCTTTGGCGTTCCGCTGGTGAAGACCAAGAGGCCCATCATCTCCTGTAACGTCTGCCAGATACGCTTCAACTCTGAG AGCCAGGCAGAAGCCCACTACAAAGGCAACCGCCACGCCCGGAGAGTCAAAGGCATCGAGACCTCCAAGAGTCGCCCCCAGGAGGGTGACAAGCCCGCCCCACCTGTCCCCCCCTCCCCGTCCGACCCCGGTGGACCCCATACAGCCACCTCGGACATCAGCGACCCCTGCAACGCAG ACGAACCGCGCCCTCTGCCGTCACAGTTTAATGGGGGACCTCTGCTGGCCCTGcctcccctctccacctctcccaccACCGACTCCCCCCTTGCCCCCTCTGTGTGTCCCATGCTGACCTCCCCCaccctcactcctcctcctctgctcccccAATCCTCTGACTCTCCCCTGAATTTCGGCACCACCAACCCAGACCAGAGTGGTGGTCCAGTGGCCCCTGTGGCTCCCGGGGCCCCGGCCGGcccagagacagaagaggacaaAGCTAAGAAACTCCTCTACTGCTCACTCTGCAAAGTAGCCGTCAACTCCCTTTCACAGCTGGAGGCTCACAACAAAG gtaccaAACACAAAACTATCCTGGAGGCTCGCAGTGGGCTGGGTCCCATTAAGGCGTACCCTCGACTGGGCCCCAAACTCCCGGGGGAGCTGGGAGGGGGGCCGCTGGACCCCAACACTCAGGAACGCACCTTCCACTGTGAGATTTGCAACGTGCGGGTCAACTCTGAACTGCAGCTCAAGCAg CACATATCTAGTCGAAGGCACCGGGACGGAGTGGCAGGGAAACCCAACCCACTCCTCAGCCGACACAAGAAGCACAGGGGAGCTGACCTCACG tccTCTCTGACCTTCTCTAAGGATCTCTCCAAATGTTTGGGCGCTGGGCTCTTGCCCAGTCCCCTGGCGGTCGCCGCAGCGATGGCCGCCGCCGCTTCCTCAAACCACCAATTGGCTCAGCTTCGCGCCGCAGCGTCTTCCGTCCACCACCCCtcacatcaccaccatcaccacctatTACAGGGCCCGCCTCTCAGCCACGCCATCCTAAGACCCGCCCCCGGACCCATGCGTACCTCCCACGGGCCAATCCTCTTCTCTCCTTACTGa
- the LOC139542206 gene encoding zinc finger protein 385A-like isoform X2, with amino-acid sequence MILGGINRAGAMPAFLRTPTMIQPHLDMKPFLQFPMDTAPPQHSMGLFHNFNTVSSIYKTMDPVQKAVINHTFGVPLVKTKRPIISCNVCQIRFNSESQAEAHYKGNRHARRVKGIETSKSRPQEGDKPAPPVPPSPSDPGGPHTATSDISDPCNADEPRPLPSQFNGGPLLALPPLSTSPTTDSPLAPSVCPMLTSPTLTPPPLLPQSSDSPLNFGTTNPDQSGGPVAPVAPGAPAGPETEEDKAKKLLYCSLCKVAVNSLSQLEAHNKGTKHKTILEARSGLGPIKAYPRLGPKLPGELGGGPLDPNTQERTFHCEICNVRVNSELQLKQHISSRRHRDGVAGKPNPLLSRHKKHRGADLTSSLTFSKDLSKCLGAGLLPSPLAVAAAMAAAASSNHQLAQLRAAASSVHHPSHHHHHHLLQGPPLSHAILRPAPGPMRTSHGPILFSPY; translated from the exons GAGGTATAAACCGTGCGGGGGCGATGCCTGCATTCCTGCGGACCCCCACTATGATCCAGCCTCACCTGGATATGAAGCCCTTCCTGCAGTTCCCTATGGacacagctccaccacaacaCAGCATGGGCTTGTTTCACAACTTCAACACCGTGAGTAGTATATACAAAACC atggaCCCGGTTCAGAAGGCGGTGATTAACCATACCTTTGGCGTTCCGCTGGTGAAGACCAAGAGGCCCATCATCTCCTGTAACGTCTGCCAGATACGCTTCAACTCTGAG AGCCAGGCAGAAGCCCACTACAAAGGCAACCGCCACGCCCGGAGAGTCAAAGGCATCGAGACCTCCAAGAGTCGCCCCCAGGAGGGTGACAAGCCCGCCCCACCTGTCCCCCCCTCCCCGTCCGACCCCGGTGGACCCCATACAGCCACCTCGGACATCAGCGACCCCTGCAACGCAG ACGAACCGCGCCCTCTGCCGTCACAGTTTAATGGGGGACCTCTGCTGGCCCTGcctcccctctccacctctcccaccACCGACTCCCCCCTTGCCCCCTCTGTGTGTCCCATGCTGACCTCCCCCaccctcactcctcctcctctgctcccccAATCCTCTGACTCTCCCCTGAATTTCGGCACCACCAACCCAGACCAGAGTGGTGGTCCAGTGGCCCCTGTGGCTCCCGGGGCCCCGGCCGGcccagagacagaagaggacaaAGCTAAGAAACTCCTCTACTGCTCACTCTGCAAAGTAGCCGTCAACTCCCTTTCACAGCTGGAGGCTCACAACAAAG gtaccaAACACAAAACTATCCTGGAGGCTCGCAGTGGGCTGGGTCCCATTAAGGCGTACCCTCGACTGGGCCCCAAACTCCCGGGGGAGCTGGGAGGGGGGCCGCTGGACCCCAACACTCAGGAACGCACCTTCCACTGTGAGATTTGCAACGTGCGGGTCAACTCTGAACTGCAGCTCAAGCAg CACATATCTAGTCGAAGGCACCGGGACGGAGTGGCAGGGAAACCCAACCCACTCCTCAGCCGACACAAGAAGCACAGGGGAGCTGACCTCACG tccTCTCTGACCTTCTCTAAGGATCTCTCCAAATGTTTGGGCGCTGGGCTCTTGCCCAGTCCCCTGGCGGTCGCCGCAGCGATGGCCGCCGCCGCTTCCTCAAACCACCAATTGGCTCAGCTTCGCGCCGCAGCGTCTTCCGTCCACCACCCCtcacatcaccaccatcaccacctatTACAGGGCCCGCCTCTCAGCCACGCCATCCTAAGACCCGCCCCCGGACCCATGCGTACCTCCCACGGGCCAATCCTCTTCTCTCCTTACTGa
- the LOC139542206 gene encoding zinc finger protein 385A-like isoform X1, with product MWPSGGINRAGAMPAFLRTPTMIQPHLDMKPFLQFPMDTAPPQHSMGLFHNFNTVSSIYKTMDPVQKAVINHTFGVPLVKTKRPIISCNVCQIRFNSESQAEAHYKGNRHARRVKGIETSKSRPQEGDKPAPPVPPSPSDPGGPHTATSDISDPCNADEPRPLPSQFNGGPLLALPPLSTSPTTDSPLAPSVCPMLTSPTLTPPPLLPQSSDSPLNFGTTNPDQSGGPVAPVAPGAPAGPETEEDKAKKLLYCSLCKVAVNSLSQLEAHNKGTKHKTILEARSGLGPIKAYPRLGPKLPGELGGGPLDPNTQERTFHCEICNVRVNSELQLKQHISSRRHRDGVAGKPNPLLSRHKKHRGADLTSSLTFSKDLSKCLGAGLLPSPLAVAAAMAAAASSNHQLAQLRAAASSVHHPSHHHHHHLLQGPPLSHAILRPAPGPMRTSHGPILFSPY from the exons GAGGTATAAACCGTGCGGGGGCGATGCCTGCATTCCTGCGGACCCCCACTATGATCCAGCCTCACCTGGATATGAAGCCCTTCCTGCAGTTCCCTATGGacacagctccaccacaacaCAGCATGGGCTTGTTTCACAACTTCAACACCGTGAGTAGTATATACAAAACC atggaCCCGGTTCAGAAGGCGGTGATTAACCATACCTTTGGCGTTCCGCTGGTGAAGACCAAGAGGCCCATCATCTCCTGTAACGTCTGCCAGATACGCTTCAACTCTGAG AGCCAGGCAGAAGCCCACTACAAAGGCAACCGCCACGCCCGGAGAGTCAAAGGCATCGAGACCTCCAAGAGTCGCCCCCAGGAGGGTGACAAGCCCGCCCCACCTGTCCCCCCCTCCCCGTCCGACCCCGGTGGACCCCATACAGCCACCTCGGACATCAGCGACCCCTGCAACGCAG ACGAACCGCGCCCTCTGCCGTCACAGTTTAATGGGGGACCTCTGCTGGCCCTGcctcccctctccacctctcccaccACCGACTCCCCCCTTGCCCCCTCTGTGTGTCCCATGCTGACCTCCCCCaccctcactcctcctcctctgctcccccAATCCTCTGACTCTCCCCTGAATTTCGGCACCACCAACCCAGACCAGAGTGGTGGTCCAGTGGCCCCTGTGGCTCCCGGGGCCCCGGCCGGcccagagacagaagaggacaaAGCTAAGAAACTCCTCTACTGCTCACTCTGCAAAGTAGCCGTCAACTCCCTTTCACAGCTGGAGGCTCACAACAAAG gtaccaAACACAAAACTATCCTGGAGGCTCGCAGTGGGCTGGGTCCCATTAAGGCGTACCCTCGACTGGGCCCCAAACTCCCGGGGGAGCTGGGAGGGGGGCCGCTGGACCCCAACACTCAGGAACGCACCTTCCACTGTGAGATTTGCAACGTGCGGGTCAACTCTGAACTGCAGCTCAAGCAg CACATATCTAGTCGAAGGCACCGGGACGGAGTGGCAGGGAAACCCAACCCACTCCTCAGCCGACACAAGAAGCACAGGGGAGCTGACCTCACG tccTCTCTGACCTTCTCTAAGGATCTCTCCAAATGTTTGGGCGCTGGGCTCTTGCCCAGTCCCCTGGCGGTCGCCGCAGCGATGGCCGCCGCCGCTTCCTCAAACCACCAATTGGCTCAGCTTCGCGCCGCAGCGTCTTCCGTCCACCACCCCtcacatcaccaccatcaccacctatTACAGGGCCCGCCTCTCAGCCACGCCATCCTAAGACCCGCCCCCGGACCCATGCGTACCTCCCACGGGCCAATCCTCTTCTCTCCTTACTGa
- the LOC139542206 gene encoding zinc finger protein 385A-like isoform X3, translating into MWPSGGINRAGAMPAFLRTPTMIQPHLDMKPFLQFPMDTAPPQHSMGLFHNFNTMDPVQKAVINHTFGVPLVKTKRPIISCNVCQIRFNSESQAEAHYKGNRHARRVKGIETSKSRPQEGDKPAPPVPPSPSDPGGPHTATSDISDPCNADEPRPLPSQFNGGPLLALPPLSTSPTTDSPLAPSVCPMLTSPTLTPPPLLPQSSDSPLNFGTTNPDQSGGPVAPVAPGAPAGPETEEDKAKKLLYCSLCKVAVNSLSQLEAHNKGTKHKTILEARSGLGPIKAYPRLGPKLPGELGGGPLDPNTQERTFHCEICNVRVNSELQLKQHISSRRHRDGVAGKPNPLLSRHKKHRGADLTSSLTFSKDLSKCLGAGLLPSPLAVAAAMAAAASSNHQLAQLRAAASSVHHPSHHHHHHLLQGPPLSHAILRPAPGPMRTSHGPILFSPY; encoded by the exons GAGGTATAAACCGTGCGGGGGCGATGCCTGCATTCCTGCGGACCCCCACTATGATCCAGCCTCACCTGGATATGAAGCCCTTCCTGCAGTTCCCTATGGacacagctccaccacaacaCAGCATGGGCTTGTTTCACAACTTCAACACC atggaCCCGGTTCAGAAGGCGGTGATTAACCATACCTTTGGCGTTCCGCTGGTGAAGACCAAGAGGCCCATCATCTCCTGTAACGTCTGCCAGATACGCTTCAACTCTGAG AGCCAGGCAGAAGCCCACTACAAAGGCAACCGCCACGCCCGGAGAGTCAAAGGCATCGAGACCTCCAAGAGTCGCCCCCAGGAGGGTGACAAGCCCGCCCCACCTGTCCCCCCCTCCCCGTCCGACCCCGGTGGACCCCATACAGCCACCTCGGACATCAGCGACCCCTGCAACGCAG ACGAACCGCGCCCTCTGCCGTCACAGTTTAATGGGGGACCTCTGCTGGCCCTGcctcccctctccacctctcccaccACCGACTCCCCCCTTGCCCCCTCTGTGTGTCCCATGCTGACCTCCCCCaccctcactcctcctcctctgctcccccAATCCTCTGACTCTCCCCTGAATTTCGGCACCACCAACCCAGACCAGAGTGGTGGTCCAGTGGCCCCTGTGGCTCCCGGGGCCCCGGCCGGcccagagacagaagaggacaaAGCTAAGAAACTCCTCTACTGCTCACTCTGCAAAGTAGCCGTCAACTCCCTTTCACAGCTGGAGGCTCACAACAAAG gtaccaAACACAAAACTATCCTGGAGGCTCGCAGTGGGCTGGGTCCCATTAAGGCGTACCCTCGACTGGGCCCCAAACTCCCGGGGGAGCTGGGAGGGGGGCCGCTGGACCCCAACACTCAGGAACGCACCTTCCACTGTGAGATTTGCAACGTGCGGGTCAACTCTGAACTGCAGCTCAAGCAg CACATATCTAGTCGAAGGCACCGGGACGGAGTGGCAGGGAAACCCAACCCACTCCTCAGCCGACACAAGAAGCACAGGGGAGCTGACCTCACG tccTCTCTGACCTTCTCTAAGGATCTCTCCAAATGTTTGGGCGCTGGGCTCTTGCCCAGTCCCCTGGCGGTCGCCGCAGCGATGGCCGCCGCCGCTTCCTCAAACCACCAATTGGCTCAGCTTCGCGCCGCAGCGTCTTCCGTCCACCACCCCtcacatcaccaccatcaccacctatTACAGGGCCCGCCTCTCAGCCACGCCATCCTAAGACCCGCCCCCGGACCCATGCGTACCTCCCACGGGCCAATCCTCTTCTCTCCTTACTGa